The genomic window TGGGAAGACGCTGATTGCGGCCGGACTTGCGCACGCCCTGCAGACTCTGGGGGTCGATATCGGTGTGATGAAGCCGGTCGAGACCGGCTGCCCGATGCGAGATGGCCGGCTGCAGCCGCCGGATGCCTTAGCGCTGCGCGAGGCCGCAGGCTTGCGGGACGCCCTCGACCTGATCAACCCGTACCGCTTTCACGCGCCGCTGGCGCCGATGGTGGCGGCCGAGCGATTACGACGATGCATTGACGTCGAGCGGCTGCTGGAGCGATTCGGCCGTCTTGCCGATCGACACACCATGATGTTGGTGGAGGGCGCCGGCGGCCTGTTGGTGCCCATTACCGAAAAGCTGTCATTCCTCGATCTTGCAGTTCGGCTACAGCTTCCTGTGCTTGTGGTCATCGGGTCCAGGCTTGGCGCGCTGAACCACGCCAGACTGACAGTCGAGGCTGTGCTTGCTGCCGGCATCCCGGTGGCTGGAGCCATCGTCAATCGCGCGACGCCCGAACGGTCGCTCGCCAGAACGACCAATCTTGCGGCCCTCAGGCGCCTTTTGGCGATCCCGGTCCTCGGCGAGATCCCTTACCTGTCCGGCATCAGGGGACACGCGGTCTGGCGCAGTCCTGTCCTCCAACGCATCCTTGCGTCGTATCTCGGCGATCTGTTTCCGGAACTTATTAAGGAAAGCGCGCAATAGATTACACTCTTACATAACATCTCAAGCAACCTCTCCCTTTGAAAAAGGGGGATTGAGGCGGATTTTCTGATCGCTCAAATCTCCCCTCGTCCCGCTTTACGAAGGGGGGGTACAAGCTATTTTATGCTCTGAGTAATATTAGGAGGTAAACCGATGTCTATAACCCGCCGATCCGCAATCCTCGCGCTCCCATTGCTCTTGCTATTGTTCCTGACGTCGTGTGCGTCCATCAGCCAAGGACCGCGAGCCTGGAAGGACCCGTCGGGCGAGCGGGGATTGGCATCCTGGTACGGCCATCCGTATCATGGCCGCCGCACCAGCAACGGAGAGGTCTATGATATGTATCAGCTTTCGGCCGCCCACCGCGAGATCCCGCTTGGAAGCTGGGTGGAGGTGATCAATCTCACCAACGGTCGTTCCCTGACGGTCCGGGTCAACGATCGCGGACCGTTTGTAGACGGTCGGATCATTGACCTGTCGTATGCCTCGGCGATGCTGCTCGGCGTGGTGGGACCCGGTGTGGCGCCGGTCAGGGTTCGATTGACCCAGGCGCCGCTGCAGGCTCCAGGCCCAGCCCGCTATTCGGTGCAGGTGGCCTCTTTTGTCGCGGAGTCGAACGCGCTGGCGTTGAAGACGGAACTGGAGCAGAAGGTGTCAGGCGTGTACCTGATGAAGGCCGCGATCGATGGCGAGGTCTACTATCGGGTCCGGGTCGGACAGTTCGTCTCCCATGCGGAGGCCAAAACTGCCGCCGAGCGGCTGGCCTCGCTGGGCTACCGCGTCCTGATCATGGGGTTTGAAGACAGACTCTAAGGAATTCCCTCCCTCTCCATGCTCTTTCGCACTATGCTCCGGTCTTTCGCTGTTAATCTTGCTCGACTAATGGTAAATCTCATTAATATATCCGGAATGTACCTAACTGAAAAATATCTTGATGTTTGTTAAACGCTAGTGGAAAATACGTACCCGTCGATACGTGAAAAGCAGGATGATTCATTCTGTGTGAGCGGAGCGATTACGGATGGATCAAGAGGACACGCATCAGCCAATCTCTTCCCCGCGCGGCTCGACGTTGTGGGCAAGCGTTGGCACCCGCCTGTTGCTGCTCACCCTCATGGCTATTGTGCCTGCCTTAGGCCTTGCGCTCTACACGGGCTTGGAACATCGTCGAACAGCCGCCGTCCAGGCACAACAAGAAGCGCTGCGACTTGCCAGGATCGCCTCCAATGACCACGAACGATTGATAGAGGGGGCACATCAACTCCTCGTCGCCCTATCGTTGCTACCCGCGGTCCGTACACGCGATGCTCGCGCTTGCAGTGCGTTCTTTGCCGACCTTCTGAAGCAGTACACCCGGTATGCCAACTTGGGCGTCGTCGAAGCGGACGGTTATTTCTATTTTGGCGGAGGTTCGGCTCCAGGCCGACCAAAAACAGCTTAGCCAGGAGCTGTGCGTCGACGAGGCGCCACCCACGCTGATCGCCGATCCCGTCCGCCTCAAGCAGATCCTGTTGAACCTCCTCTCCAACGCCGTGAAGTTTACGCCGGACGGCGGGCGGATCACGGTCACCGCCCGGCGCGTTTCGAGTTTCGAGTCTCTGGTCTCGAGTTCCCAACCCGAAACCCGAAACCCGAAACCCGAAACGCCGAAATCTCCTGAGTTCGTAGAGATCTCGGTTGCCGACACGGGAATGGGGATCAAGCCGGACGACTTGCCGCGGCTCTTTCAGGAGTTCGTCCGTCTCGACGCGGCGATGGTGAAGCACATCCCGGGGACCGGACTCGGCCTTGCCTTGACGAAAAAACTGGTCGAGCTGCACGGGGGAGAGATCGCCGCCGCCTCGGACGGCGAAGGCCGCGGCAGCGTTTTCACTGTCCGCTTTCCCCTGGCGCCTTCTCAATAGTTTCCCAGACCTGACGCTGTCCGGACGTTACGGCATACAAGATAACGCTGATCTGATAACACTATAAAACGTATTGATATATTGATTTCAGTCTGATATAGTTGCTATAACACATTATATAACACCTATTCTTGTGGGAGTGAGATATGGATATGCGACCTGCGCAGGTATCCTCGAAGCCGTCACGGCTGCTCGTCGTCGACGACAACGCGCAGAACGCCGAACTGCTGACGGCCCTGATGGAGGCGGAGGGGTATGAGGTTGTAGTCGCCACAGACGGCCAGGCCGCACTGGACCACGTGGTTGCCGTCCCTCCGGACCTGATCCTGCTGGACGTCATGATGCCCAAGCTGGACGGCTACGCCGTCTGCCGTCGCCTGAAACAGAAAGCGGCCACCCGTCTGGTGCCGATCGTGCTGGTCACGGCCCTTGGGGCGGAAGATGCCAGAATTCGCGGGATCGAGGCGGGGGCCGACGACTTCATTACGAAGCCGTTCAGCCGGACCGAGCTAAAGGCCCGTGTCCGTTCGTTGCTCCAGCTTAAGACCTATACGGACGAGCTGGAGCACGCCGAAACCATGCTGGTGACGCTGGGCCGAACGGTCGAGGCCAAAGATCGGTATACTCAGGGCCACTGCGAGCGGCTGGCGACCTACTCGACCGCCCTGGGGAAACGGTTTGGCCTGCCGGCGGAGGATCTAATCGCGCTGGATCGAGGAAGCTCCCTGCACGACCTGGGGAAGATCGGCATCCCGGACGCGATCCTCCTGAAACCAGCGGCCCTCAGCGAGGCCGAGTGGGTGGTCATGCGCGAGCATCCGCTGATCGGCGAGCGGATCTGTCTGTCGCTCAAGTCGCTGCAGCGGGTGTTGCCGATTATCCGCCATCACCACGAACGGTGGGATGGGGGCGGCTATCCGGACGGCCTCGCGGGTCAGGCGATCCCGATCACCGCGCGGATCATGCAAATCGTCGATATCTATGATGCGCTGAGGACGGCCCGACCATACAAGCCGGCCCTCTCTATCGAAACCGCGTGCGATATCCTCCGAGAGGAGGTGGCGCGCGGTTGGCGCGACCCGGATGTCGTATACCCCTTTATCGAACTGATGGGGCGCAACGGCCGGGAGAGATCGGAGGAACGCGCGGCCTGAGACGCCTGGTTGTTGCTCCATGATGACCAATCTACGATCCGCTGTCGCGGCTCCCCCCTTTTTTGGTATCATAATTCACGACGTCAACGCTCAGAACGTTCTCCCCTCACCCCAGACCTCTCTGCCAAAAGGGGGTAGCAGGACTCATGGGACGCGACATAAGGATCTGTCCGTAGGCGAATATGTACCATATTAAGAACTGGAGTATCCGTACGCGGATGCTCCTGGCCTTCATTGCGGTCCTGACCCCGTTTGTGGGGTTCACCGGCATTGCCGCCCTTCATTACGGTAGTCTCATGCATGCCTACATGCGGACCCAGGAGGACGCGACCGTCGATCTTATGCGGACATCAGATGTCATGGCGGCCGCCGACGGGCTGATGCTGGCCGTTGAAGACTATGCAGTCGGTGAAGGTCGGCAAGAGCGACAGCGGGTCAACGGGTACCTGACACATCTGCATGAGGCCTTCAGCACGCTGAAAAAAACGCCATTTGATGGCGTCGACGAGCGACGATTGATCGACGCGTTGATGGGCCCTGTATCTCGCATGGAGGCGCTCGGACGGGAGATCCTGGTTGCGGCGCCCTTCCCAACCAATCATGAGACG from Candidatus Methylomirabilis lanthanidiphila includes these protein-coding regions:
- a CDS encoding metal-dependent phosphohydrolase, with product MDMRPAQVSSKPSRLLVVDDNAQNAELLTALMEAEGYEVVVATDGQAALDHVVAVPPDLILLDVMMPKLDGYAVCRRLKQKAATRLVPIVLVTALGAEDARIRGIEAGADDFITKPFSRTELKARVRSLLQLKTYTDELEHAETMLVTLGRTVEAKDRYTQGHCERLATYSTALGKRFGLPAEDLIALDRGSSLHDLGKIGIPDAILLKPAALSEAEWVVMREHPLIGERICLSLKSLQRVLPIIRHHHERWDGGGYPDGLAGQAIPITARIMQIVDIYDALRTARPYKPALSIETACDILREEVARGWRDPDVVYPFIELMGRNGRERSEERAA
- a CDS encoding Histidine kinase is translated as MPTWASSKRTVISILAEVRLQADQKQLSQELCVDEAPPTLIADPVRLKQILLNLLSNAVKFTPDGGRITVTARRVSSFESLVSSSQPETRNPKPETPKSPEFVEISVADTGMGIKPDDLPRLFQEFVRLDAAMVKHIPGTGLGLALTKKLVELHGGEIAAASDGEGRGSVFTVRFPLAPSQ
- a CDS encoding dethiobiotin synthetase, producing GKTLIAAGLAHALQTLGVDIGVMKPVETGCPMRDGRLQPPDALALREAAGLRDALDLINPYRFHAPLAPMVAAERLRRCIDVERLLERFGRLADRHTMMLVEGAGGLLVPITEKLSFLDLAVRLQLPVLVVIGSRLGALNHARLTVEAVLAAGIPVAGAIVNRATPERSLARTTNLAALRRLLAIPVLGEIPYLSGIRGHAVWRSPVLQRILASYLGDLFPELIKESAQ
- a CDS encoding RlpA-like protein precursor, with the protein product MSITRRSAILALPLLLLLFLTSCASISQGPRAWKDPSGERGLASWYGHPYHGRRTSNGEVYDMYQLSAAHREIPLGSWVEVINLTNGRSLTVRVNDRGPFVDGRIIDLSYASAMLLGVVGPGVAPVRVRLTQAPLQAPGPARYSVQVASFVAESNALALKTELEQKVSGVYLMKAAIDGEVYYRVRVGQFVSHAEAKTAAERLASLGYRVLIMGFEDRL